The genomic window TACTCGCCCAGCGTCAAGCCGTTCAGGTTGCCTTCCACCAGATCCTTGCGCGCCCTCTTGTTGAAACGCAGGATTTCACTCACCATTCTATAGAAGCGCGGACTGAGCAGATTGCTTCTCTGAGCAAAGAGCCCGTTCGGCACATCAGAAGAATAGTGGAAGCCTGATTCTTGATCGAAGAAACTAAAAGACATGTCGCTCTGGCGCGAATCCACATTGAGCTCGGTTAAAAAGCGGCAAAACAACGGGTAGGTCTTTTCATTAAAGACAATGAAACCTGTATCCACCGGCACACTCGACTCTCCATGCCTTTTCAACTGCACCGTATTCGTATGCCCCCCCAAGTAGTCGTTCTTTTCGTAGAGGGTCACCGAATGCTTACGGCTCAAGAGATAAGCCGCCACAATTCCTGCAACTCCACCTCCAACAACCGCAACGTTTTGTTTACTGGGATCCATTGCGAAGACCTCCCGTTCCTCCTGCACGACGCGCTGCTGCCACAATAGAGCGTAACATCCCTCCAAAGACCCAATAATGAATTGGGTACAGGGCGTACCAGTACAAGATTCCTCCCAATCCCAAAGGATCAAAAATGGCTGTTTGAAGCAACTTGGATCCTCCAAGTTCTGGCTTCACTTCAAACTGCAGCCACGCACGCCCGGGAGTCTTCATCTCAGCTTGTAGTCGCAATCGCTTTCCGGGCTCGTACTGTTCCACGCGCCACCAATCAATCGTATCTCCCACACGCAATTCTTCGGGATGGGGTCGCCCACGCCGCAGTCCCACTCCACCCACCAAGACATCCAAAGCTCCGCGCAAATGCCAAACCCAATCCGCAAAGTACCAACCCGTGTCACCCCCAATACGCCTCACTGCACCAAAAAGCTGCTCAGATGAAAGCTCTGTTTCTGCAATGCGGCTATCCAGAATACGGTTCCCGAATCGTACACCTGTCCAGTCCTTCACCGGCCCAGAAGAGGACAAGGCATCCGACCAGCGCGTTTGCGCCAGAGCCGCGTCCTCACTGGCAAGCGCACGGGCAATGGCGTCCGCATGACCACAAGGGCGAATGCCAAAGATTTGAAGAGCCCGGTCATCGTTCACAACCGTGGAGTGCTCGATACTCTCGATTAGCTTGCGTCCCACTCGGGCATACAGTGGCGTGACCAAACCCAACCAAAGGCTGGACAATTTCGGGCTCAGAACAGGCACCCGAATTAGGTGACGCCGCAGCCCACGCTGTCGCGCGTACTCGAGCATCAAATCCCTGTAAGAGACTTTGTCTGCACCACCAATCTGAAAAACCTGTCCCTCAAGACCTTCCTTGTCGAGAGCCATCTTCAGGTATTCCAGCAAGTCTCCGATAAATATGGGCTGTGCAAGATTCGAAACCCACCGCGGGGTGATCATCACAGGTAGCTTTTCCACGAGGGAACGGATCATCTCAAAGGAAAGACTCCCGGAGCCGATGACCACGGAGGCCTGGAACTCGATCACCGGAACTCCGGAACTCCTCAAAATCTCACCCACCTCATGGCGGCTGCGCAAATGGGCCGAGAGATCTTTTTCCAAGGGAGCCAAGCCACCCAAATAGATGATGCGTTTGAGCCCTGAGCGTTGAGCCACACTGGCGAAATTTCCGGCCCCCCGCCTGTCCAAGTCCTCAAATCCCTTGGATGTGCCCATGGAATGAACCAGGTAATAGGCGGTATGCACGCCCTCTAGAGCAGAAAAGAGAGAGTCGGGGTTCAAGACATCGCCGGGTACAACTTCCACTCGAGAACCCGCCCGGGACTTAAGATTCTCCGGTCTCCGTGCCATACAGCGGATCGAGCTGCCCGCTTTCTCCAGTTCGGCCAGAAGACGCCCTCCCACATATCCTGTAGCCCCTGTGATCAGAATCTTCTTATCCATAGCCTGCTGCCCTTCTTAGGCATGTCCTTGTTGTAAGAGTGCCTCTATCATTTCCACCACCTCCTTACTCAAAGGATCCTTCATAGAACTGAACCGGCCCACAACCCGGCCCTCCTGATCAACAAGGAACTTGGTGAAATTCCACTTGATGGCTCCTTTGAACTCGGAGTTTTGGGTCAGGTGGGCATAGAGAGGGTGTATTTGATCTCCCTTCACGCTGATCTTGGAAAAGAGCGGAAAGCTCACTCCAAATCTTGTGCTGCAAAAGCCCTTGATCTCTTCATCAGATCCGGGTTCCTGATTCCCGAAATCATTGGCTGGAAAAGCCAGCACCTCAAAGCCCTGATCCCGGAACTGCTGGTAGAGCTTTTCCAGAGAGGCATATTGGCGTGTGAAGCCACACTTCGACGCTGTGTTTACAACCAAACAAACCTTGCCCGCATACCGGGCCAAATCCACTTGCTTTCCTTCAATGTCCAACACCTTGTAAGAGTACGCAGTTTGAGCTGCCTGAACAGGGTTCATGTGAAGCCCTCCTAATGTGATTGCTGCAATTGCGGTGACTGAGATTTGGAATACCCTTGATCTCTTGTTGTTCGTCTTCATGTCGCCCTCCTTCATTGGCGATACTGATGATCGCATGCAAAGCACACCCTGCCAACGCGAATTGAACAACTATAGAACACCTATCTCCCTTAGGTGTTATGTAAAGATCGTAGCGGAGTATCCGCGCTCAGAGACTGGAGATAGGAGCTTAGATTGGCCTTTTTCTTAGAGATTCCCAGCTTCTTGCGAATGGTGTTGCGCTGATTCTCGATGGTGGAGAGGGAAACATTGAAAAACTGCGCCATGTCCTTGCTGCTGAGGCCACTGCGAATCATGTTGCAGATGTGAATTTCCCGGGGAGTCAGGCTGTAGAGCTTGCGCGTAATGCTGGCGCCAAAGGTGGAGGTCAGCTCCTCCAAATTCTTCTGAAGAACGTCGGTGTATTTCTTATCTTGAGCATCCAGCTTGGATCTCAGCTTGTGAATTAGGGGCATGAGAACAGAATCCACATTCTCGATCACCTGGTCTTTGATCTTCTTCTTTTCAAGTTCGATCTGACTCAGGATTTCCTGCAAAGCAAGGTTTTTTTCTTCGAGCTTGCGGGTTCTTTCCTCGACAAGACGCTCCAAGTGATTCCGGTGGCGGTTGAGTTCGGTTTCAGCCTCAACCCTCTTTGTGATATCCGTCTGCACTCCGATGTAGTGAGTCAGATCGCCTTTTGAGCCGAAGACTGGGGCCAGACTCAGCTCATTCCAAAAAGGCGTTCCATCCTTGCGGTAGTTGCGCAATTGAACCGTGCAGGATTTGCCACTCTGCAACGCCTTGGCGATCTCTTGCACACCCGGCTGTTCACGATCCTTTCCCTGCAGAAAGCGGCAATTGACACCCAATACTTCCTTGGCCTCGTACCCTGTGATTTGTTCAAAGGTTTTATTGACGTAGATAAGGGGCATATCCGGGGCAGAGGCATCCGCAACCGTAATCGCAGAGGAGCTTGCATCACAGGCCTGCATCAAGAGATCTGCTTCCAGGGTTCTTGTCTTCTCCATTGCTGACTCCAAGATACACGAGCTCGGTCAATACGGGAAAAATCGCCACCTAAAAGTGATAGGTATTATATGAAGATTCTAATGATGTTGTCCAGGAGCATGGGAGGGGGCATACTCATCTCAAACACGTGAAAGGAGACCAAGCCATGAAAACTTTGATGATAATTCCAGCACTCCTACTTCTGTTCGGATCCTTCGCTCTTGTACCGATCGAGGCAAGTGCCTGCGGAGGAAGTAGCGGAGGCGGATACAGCTCAGACGCGGGAGACACCGCTTCCTCTGCTAAGTCCGGATACGAGCTCTAGTCCTACCCCCAAGAACCCCACAGTCCCCAGAAAACGGCCCGCAAGGGCCGTTTTCATTTTGGAAAGCCTGAGAGGGAGAGATGAAAATGGCACCCGGGGTCTGTGATTGCGAAGGAACATGGTGACTGAAGCAACCTGTGCGGAGGGCGAAAACGTCATCGTGAACGCAGTGAAGTGATCTTTGTTCCGCATAGATTGCTTCGTCGCCTTCGGCTCCTCGCAATGACGAGAAAAATAGTGCCGAGGCCCTGAATCTCCGGGGCCTATTTTCGTAACTTGTTGAAGGAGAGTTACTTCGAAATAAGAGGCTACGGATACAGCACTTGCGGGTTTTCCATAGTCTACATTGTTTACACTGAGTACCCTGGAGTTTGACCAAGGATGGTCACAAAATGGTCACAAGACCTACCTCACAGGAACTACCCACAGATTCAGATCACCCAAAGCACACCGTGAGCAATTCCGCGGACGGGCATCCTTCGGAAAGACTACTCACAGAAGTTCCTTGAACACATCGACCGTCAGGCCGGCTTGTCTGATGATGGCTCGCAGTGTACCTTTCGCAATCTCTCGATGATCCGGAACGACAATACGACGATAAGGCGAAAAATCTTGCCGCAGGACAATGTGGCTACCCTTCTGTCTATCCTTGGTGTAGCCAATCTTGACAAGGGCTGCGATTACCTCCTGCCCGGAAAGATGCGGCAAATGGCTCACAAACCTACCTCAATGACTTCTTCGTCAATGGAGGGAGGAATGGGTTCGTCGTGAGCCTTAAGACTCTCCATATAGACAGCCACAGCTTCCTTAGCATTCATAAGGGCTTCTTTTCTTGTGCGCCCCTGGGACACACAGCCAGGTAGTGCAGGAACCTGCGCGACGAACACACCATCTTCATCTATTTCGATAAGGACCCGGTACTTCATGCCTTTCTCCTATCATGTTCAAATCTGCTTAGCTATTCAGATCCACAAGGAAGAATCTCGCTGCCAAGTATTCTACCTGATCTCCGTTCTAGGGTCATGGGGGATTGAGAAAAATGGTGCCGAGGCCCTGACCACTGGCCCCCGTCAGGAGGACCATGCCAGGGGCCAGGGCCTTACAGATTTCGCAGAAACAAAATGGTGCCGAGGCCCTGAATTGAACAGGGGACGCAGGGATTTTCAGTCCCTCGCTCTACCAACTGAGCTACCCCGGCACCTAGGAATAAAATCAGTTACTCAAGTGGATCCCCGCTTTCGCGGGGATGACAGTATGAGGGTTGGAAATTTAGATCATATACCGTGACGGAAAGGGGGTCAAGACGAGTAGATCCCCGCCTACGCGGGGATGACCACAACACTATGGTGACAAAACATACCGCACGCACGGTTGGCCCGCGTATTCAGACTCCCCTACCCGCACAAAGCCCGCTTTCTCAAACAAGCGCAAGCTGCCGGCGTTCTCAGGCTTGATATCGGCCAGGATCTCCAGCGGCCCCCAATCCGCGCGCATCCTCTCAATACCCCCCTGCAGCAGCGGCCCGCCCAGACCCTTGCCCCTAAAAGCCGGATCCAGCACAATCCCGACTTCCGCGTGCTCCGGAGCGCTGCGCACAAAACGCACCAGGCCCACGTGCTGTCCCTGAGCGCTCTCAGCCACATAAAGCCTGGAATCCTCATCTGCCAGACGCTTTTTAAACCACTGGGCGTGCTCCTCTTCCGTGATCTGATGCGAAGAAAAGGAGGCCCGGCGCGTCGAGGGCTCATTGGACCACCTGAGAATCCGGGCGCTGTCCCCCGGCCCTGCGGATCGAAAATGGAGTTTGGGCTTTTCCGGACAAGGCGGCATTTCTTCTATCTCTTTAATTTAGAGCCTGTTATACGCATAGAGCTAAGAACTCCATCAAGTCTAGCAAAAAAGGCCCCCGCTTGCTACAATGACGCAGGTCACCTTCTCCACGGTAGACCCCAATCCGAGTTTCCATGAAACATCCATGGTAGCCGGCCCCCCTGATAAGAAAACTTGTCTTTTGGCCGGCCTTTGTATGTAATCCTATTCACGCTCATTAAGCGGCGAAAAGCACGGAGGAAGACAATGAGTTCATCTGCAACAACTTCGACCCCTAAAACGGCTCAGCTCAATCTGGGCGATAAGCAAATCGATCTCCCCATTATCACGGGCACGGAGAACGAGCACGCCATAGACATCACAGCGCTCCGCAATCAGACCGGATACATCACCATGGATCCGGGCTTCGGCAACACGGGTATTGACCAAAGCGCCGTCACATTTATTGATGGTGAGAAAGGCATCCTGCGTTACCGCGGCTATCCGATCGAACAGCTCGCTGAGAACGCCCGCTTTTCGGAGGTGGCTTATTTGCTCATCTACGGAGAACTGCCCACTGCTTCCCAGATGGAAGCATTTTCCGCGTCGCTCACCGAGCACTGCATGATCCACGAGGACATGAGGCACTTTTTTGACGGCTTCCCGGCCGGCGCGCATCCCATGGCGATCCTTTCGAGCATGGTGTGCTCTCTTTCCACCTATTATCCGGAGCTCGGAAGATGGGATATGACCCAGGAGCAGATGGATACCTCAATGGCCCGCGTCATTTCCAAGGTGCGAACCATGGCCGCCTTTTCCTATAAAAAGTCAATCGGCCGCCCCTTTGTCTACCCCAGTTCCAAGCTGAAGTATGCCGCGAACTTTCTTAACATGATGTTCCAAACCCCCTCAGGCGACTATCAAATCGATCCGGATATTGAGCGCGCTTTGGACGTCCTGTTGATTCTGCACGCCGACCACGAGCAAAATTGCTCAGCTTCTACAGTGCGAATCGTGGGCAGCAGCCAGGCCAATCTTTTTGCCTCCATTGCCGCAGGCATCCTCGCCCTGTGGGGGCCTCTGCACGGCGGTGCCAATCAGAAGGTCATCGAGATGCTGCGCTATATCCAGGATGAGGGCATCAAGGTGAAAGACTACGTCGCAAAGGTCAAAGAA from Candidatus Omnitrophota bacterium includes these protein-coding regions:
- a CDS encoding type II toxin-antitoxin system HicA family toxin; the encoded protein is MSHLPHLSGQEVIAALVKIGYTKDRQKGSHIVLRQDFSPYRRIVVPDHREIAKGTLRAIIRQAGLTVDVFKELL
- a CDS encoding GNAT family N-acetyltransferase, whose amino-acid sequence is MPPCPEKPKLHFRSAGPGDSARILRWSNEPSTRRASFSSHQITEEEHAQWFKKRLADEDSRLYVAESAQGQHVGLVRFVRSAPEHAEVGIVLDPAFRGKGLGGPLLQGGIERMRADWGPLEILADIKPENAGSLRLFEKAGFVRVGESEYAGQPCVRYVLSP
- a CDS encoding PAS domain-containing protein, whose translation is MEKTRTLEADLLMQACDASSSAITVADASAPDMPLIYVNKTFEQITGYEAKEVLGVNCRFLQGKDREQPGVQEIAKALQSGKSCTVQLRNYRKDGTPFWNELSLAPVFGSKGDLTHYIGVQTDITKRVEAETELNRHRNHLERLVEERTRKLEEKNLALQEILSQIELEKKKIKDQVIENVDSVLMPLIHKLRSKLDAQDKKYTDVLQKNLEELTSTFGASITRKLYSLTPREIHICNMIRSGLSSKDMAQFFNVSLSTIENQRNTIRKKLGISKKKANLSSYLQSLSADTPLRSLHNT
- a CDS encoding SDR family oxidoreductase — protein: MDKKILITGATGYVGGRLLAELEKAGSSIRCMARRPENLKSRAGSRVEVVPGDVLNPDSLFSALEGVHTAYYLVHSMGTSKGFEDLDRRGAGNFASVAQRSGLKRIIYLGGLAPLEKDLSAHLRSRHEVGEILRSSGVPVIEFQASVVIGSGSLSFEMIRSLVEKLPVMITPRWVSNLAQPIFIGDLLEYLKMALDKEGLEGQVFQIGGADKVSYRDLMLEYARQRGLRRHLIRVPVLSPKLSSLWLGLVTPLYARVGRKLIESIEHSTVVNDDRALQIFGIRPCGHADAIARALASEDAALAQTRWSDALSSSGPVKDWTGVRFGNRILDSRIAETELSSEQLFGAVRRIGGDTGWYFADWVWHLRGALDVLVGGVGLRRGRPHPEELRVGDTIDWWRVEQYEPGKRLRLQAEMKTPGRAWLQFEVKPELGGSKLLQTAIFDPLGLGGILYWYALYPIHYWVFGGMLRSIVAAARRAGGTGGLRNGSQ
- a CDS encoding citrate synthase; the protein is MSSSATTSTPKTAQLNLGDKQIDLPIITGTENEHAIDITALRNQTGYITMDPGFGNTGIDQSAVTFIDGEKGILRYRGYPIEQLAENARFSEVAYLLIYGELPTASQMEAFSASLTEHCMIHEDMRHFFDGFPAGAHPMAILSSMVCSLSTYYPELGRWDMTQEQMDTSMARVISKVRTMAAFSYKKSIGRPFVYPSSKLKYAANFLNMMFQTPSGDYQIDPDIERALDVLLILHADHEQNCSASTVRIVGSSQANLFASIAAGILALWGPLHGGANQKVIEMLRYIQDEGIKVKDYVAKVKEKNSSVRLMGFGHRIYKNYDPRAKVIKSLADKVLAKRGINDPLLDLAKQVEEAALSDDYFIERKLYPNVDFYTGIIYRAIGIPTDMFTVMFAIGRVPGWVAQWKEMRESPNTRIGRPRQIYTGHAERNYVPIAKRV
- a CDS encoding glutathione peroxidase — encoded protein: MNPVQAAQTAYSYKVLDIEGKQVDLARYAGKVCLVVNTASKCGFTRQYASLEKLYQQFRDQGFEVLAFPANDFGNQEPGSDEEIKGFCSTRFGVSFPLFSKISVKGDQIHPLYAHLTQNSEFKGAIKWNFTKFLVDQEGRVVGRFSSMKDPLSKEVVEMIEALLQQGHA
- a CDS encoding type II toxin-antitoxin system HicB family antitoxin, whose translation is MKYRVLIEIDEDGVFVAQVPALPGCVSQGRTRKEALMNAKEAVAVYMESLKAHDEPIPPSIDEEVIEVGL